The Mucilaginibacter gracilis genomic interval ACAGGCGGGCAGCATAGTGGGCATTTTTGGTTTGGGTGCTATTACAGGCGCATTTATTGGCGGTAAAATAACCGATAAATGGGGCTTTTACGATCTGCAAATATTTGCCCTGTTTACCGGTGGCCTGTTTTTTATACTGCTGGGTTTCCAAACCACGTTTATAAATATGGCAGCAGGCACATTTTTACTAAGTATTTGTAACGAATCTTTTAGGCCCGCAAACAGTACCGCTGTTGCCCATTATAGTAATGATAGCAATAAAACCCGGTCGTACTCCTTAAACCGGCTTGCCGTTAATCTGGGTTGGGCGTTTGGCAGCGCAATTGGCGGCTTTTTAGCATCCTTCAACTTTCATTTACTGTTTTGGGTTGATGGCTGTACAAACATAATGGCCGCTGTTATTCTGTTAATACTAATACCCCGCGTTAAAACCGCCAGGCCTGTTAAACCCTCGGGTGAATCGGCAAAGGCTTTATCCGCTTATAGCGATAAGGTTTACCTGTTTTTTTTGTTAATAGTTGTACTTTTTGCCACCTGTTTTTTCCAGCTATTTACTATGCAGCCTGTATTCTACAAAGTTTACTGGCATATCAATGTGCGCGTTATCGGCTTTTTAATGTCGCTCAACGGCATAATTATAGCCTTTACCGAAATGGTAATTATCCATCGTTTAGAGGGGCGCCGCCATCCGCTGCAATACATCCCGATAGGTATTTTATTGGTAGGCTCGGGTTTTGTTATGTTAAATATTCTACCGGCTTCAACATGGTCGGCACTGGTAGTCGTGATCCTGATAACCTATGGCGAAATTATGGCCATGCCTTTCATGAATTCGTTTTGGATAGCCCGTACCACACCCTACAACCGCGGGCAATATGCTGCATTGTATACCATAGCCTGGTCTGTGGCACAAAGTTTGGGGCCTTTTATTGGCAGCCGTTTAATTAGCACTTACGGGTTTGCTGTTTGTTGGTGGCTGCTGGCCGGAGTTTGTTTAGTAGCCACATTAGGTGTTGTGGGCCTGTATAAAGCTAAATATAGTAGTGTCAATGTTAGTGGTGTAATGACGGATAGTCTTTAGCCACAAGTCTTGAGTCTTGAGTGAAAAAAAGAATAATCTAACTTTTGACTCAATACTTAGTAATATTAATTTAACAGTAGTGTATTAAAAACAAAAATTAAAATTGCTGATGTTTGATGATATTTATTAAAAATGTATTAATTTTAAGGTTGCCACTTGTTTAAAAGCATTATTTATATCTGGTTTTTTAAAAAATGTAATGTTTTTATATTAACGTTATGTAAACTATTGATTAAAAAATGGCTTAGTGTATGGAATACGAACAGTTAATTTATATTTTTGTGGTCTAATTAATTATACCTAAGTGTAAAAAATGCGAAGGAAAATTTTATTTACTACCGGATCGCCAAATCAAACGATTCAGATGCACCAGATTTCGAGGGAGTTACCGGAGTATGATTGTTGGTTCAGCCATCTTTTTACCGATTCGCCCATTATTAATACGGCTTTAAAGCACACAACAATTATTAATGGCAGCGCACTTGGCAATAATTTTAAAGAAAAATCTGAAAGCTATCTCAGAAGTCATAACCTGCCGATAGATTATCGTGCCGAAAAAAACGATTACGATTTGGTTGTTTTTTGCTCCGATCTTATCATCCCCAAAAGGATGACCAACACCAAAACAATTTGGGTGCAGGAGGGCATGGTTGATAAATTTAACGTAAAAAGTAAAGTTGTTAAGGCCCTTGGCTTGCCGTTGTGGTTAAGCTGCGATACCTCGCTCAACGGCTCATCTAACATTTGCGACATTTATTGCACTGCCTCGCCTGGCTATAAAAAGTATTTTGAGGATTCGGGAACCGAGGCTTCGAAAATTATTGTTACCGGCATGCCCAATTATGATAATTTGGAGCAGTTTGTAAATAATGATTTTCCGTATAACGGTTATGTAATGGTTGCCACCACGGATATGCGCGAAACCTATCGTTTTGAAAACCGGCCGGCATTTATAAAACGCTGCGTGCAAATAGCCAATGGCCGCCAAATGCTGTTTAAACTTCATCCTAACGAAAAATACGCCCGTGCCCAGCGCGAAATACGCAAGTATGCTCCCGAAAACGCACTTATATTTCAGGCCGGCAGCACTAACGAGATGATAGCTAATTGTGAAGAATTGATTACCCAATACTCAACCGTAGTTTACACCGGTATAGCCTTAGGTAAAAAAGTACATTCCTATTTTAATATCGACGATTTAAAACGCCTTACGCCCATACAAAACGGTGGCACATCGTCGCGCAATATTGCCAACGTTTGTCGCAGTTTTGTTGATTTTAAAGGCCCT includes:
- a CDS encoding MDR family MFS transporter, with amino-acid sequence MILQLYKNAYTGLSRNSWYLCLVMFINRSGTMVIPFVTIYCTQQLHFTITQAGSIVGIFGLGAITGAFIGGKITDKWGFYDLQIFALFTGGLFFILLGFQTTFINMAAGTFLLSICNESFRPANSTAVAHYSNDSNKTRSYSLNRLAVNLGWAFGSAIGGFLASFNFHLLFWVDGCTNIMAAVILLILIPRVKTARPVKPSGESAKALSAYSDKVYLFFLLIVVLFATCFFQLFTMQPVFYKVYWHINVRVIGFLMSLNGIIIAFTEMVIIHRLEGRRHPLQYIPIGILLVGSGFVMLNILPASTWSALVVVILITYGEIMAMPFMNSFWIARTTPYNRGQYAALYTIAWSVAQSLGPFIGSRLISTYGFAVCWWLLAGVCLVATLGVVGLYKAKYSSVNVSGVMTDSL